The following are encoded together in the Desulfonatronovibrio magnus genome:
- a CDS encoding menaquinone biosynthesis protein, protein MDKLCVGRIDYLNIWPLFQLLQDDPLTDCIEFQAGHPSMLNEGLARGSIDVSPSSSYEYLIRAEQYSVLPHLGIGACNEVQSVLFCLPFPFEQLEKHIQKGGPVLITSASAASVALLKVLWNFYWKLPEPQWKKTVPGTSGSERLPFLEIGNHALKIYIDQRPDLYIIDLAREWKNFTGLPFVFALWIVNQHALQVKTGLIEKLHESLMSSAQSLSDNFKSLAQLYPDPWVSPQMIVNYWQGMDFILTPDHMAGLTLFGHYLTQMNLIKGMPVLEGRIRRKYVLWK, encoded by the coding sequence ATGGATAAACTATGTGTCGGCCGGATAGATTATCTAAATATCTGGCCCCTTTTTCAACTTTTGCAGGATGATCCCCTGACCGACTGCATAGAGTTCCAGGCCGGACATCCTTCCATGCTTAATGAAGGGTTAGCCCGGGGAAGTATTGATGTTTCCCCGTCCTCTTCTTATGAATACCTGATTCGTGCGGAGCAATACAGTGTTCTGCCTCATCTGGGGATTGGTGCCTGTAATGAAGTACAAAGTGTGCTTTTTTGTCTGCCTTTTCCATTTGAGCAGCTTGAAAAACACATTCAAAAAGGAGGGCCGGTACTTATAACCAGCGCTTCAGCAGCTTCTGTAGCTTTGCTCAAGGTGCTGTGGAACTTTTATTGGAAGTTGCCGGAACCGCAATGGAAAAAAACCGTACCCGGCACTTCCGGGTCTGAAAGATTACCTTTTCTGGAAATTGGCAATCATGCGCTTAAGATATATATTGATCAAAGACCTGATCTTTACATTATTGATCTTGCCAGGGAGTGGAAAAATTTTACAGGTCTGCCCTTCGTGTTTGCTCTATGGATAGTCAATCAGCATGCCTTGCAGGTCAAAACCGGGCTAATTGAAAAATTGCATGAATCTCTTATGAGCAGTGCACAGTCTCTGTCCGACAACTTTAAGAGTTTAGCTCAACTTTACCCTGACCCATGGGTTAGTCCGCAGATGATAGTGAATTACTGGCAGGGTATGGATTTTATCCTGACACCTGACCATATGGCTGGGTTGACTCTGTTTGGGCACTATCTGACACAAATGAATTTAATCAAAGGGATGCCAGTTCTCGAAGGCCGCATTAGGAGAAAATATGTGCTCTGGAAATGA
- the yedF gene encoding sulfurtransferase-like selenium metabolism protein YedF, with protein MSKEKKIQCQGLPCPQPVLKCKEAIENDNPSEITVLVDNDPALENVSRFLAHQGYELHKPEKDDDSNWVIAATRSSSSAEPLIEKTAPENQSKHDNRILVFLSSDKIGNGDDELGSKLMLSFLSTLPEMGDSLWQVVMVNSGVKLSVEGSPALESLRKLEQENASLLVCGTCLEFFALTAKKRVGQTTNMLDIISSMNMADKVIAF; from the coding sequence ATGTCTAAAGAAAAAAAAATTCAATGCCAGGGTCTGCCTTGCCCCCAGCCAGTACTTAAGTGCAAGGAAGCTATTGAGAATGACAATCCATCTGAAATAACCGTGCTGGTTGATAATGACCCAGCCTTGGAAAATGTATCCAGGTTCCTCGCCCATCAGGGATACGAATTACATAAACCTGAAAAAGATGATGACAGCAACTGGGTCATTGCTGCCACACGTTCATCTTCATCTGCAGAACCACTTATTGAGAAAACAGCACCTGAGAATCAGTCTAAACATGATAATCGCATACTTGTCTTTCTATCAAGTGATAAAATCGGTAACGGAGATGATGAGCTTGGATCTAAGCTCATGCTAAGTTTTCTGAGCACCTTGCCGGAAATGGGAGACAGTTTGTGGCAGGTAGTTATGGTCAATTCAGGGGTTAAACTGAGTGTAGAAGGCAGCCCTGCCTTAGAGAGTCTGCGCAAGCTGGAACAGGAAAATGCATCTTTACTTGTATGCGGAACTTGTTTAGAATTTTTTGCTCTCACTGCGAAAAAAAGGGTTGGCCAGACTACAAATATGCTGGACATTATCAGCAGTATGAACATGGCTGATAAAGTTATTGCTTTTTAA
- a CDS encoding lysophospholipid acyltransferase family protein produces the protein MKLNLNNKYIYSGLTLFMRLWSCSLNYSRVNYPEVLELRKQHPVIFAIFHGEVFPLCYLHRDEEITVLVSKSRDGELIGQILARLGFNLARGSSSRQGLRALLEASRMMKKHKTDVVFTVDGPRGPRHKSKPGIIYMASRSRAFIIPARVAMSTKIEFQSWDRFRLPWLWSGCRVIYGKPYRVPARLSSEEINIKTQELDHKLKALL, from the coding sequence ATGAAACTTAATCTGAACAACAAATACATTTATTCAGGCCTGACTTTGTTCATGAGGTTGTGGTCCTGTTCTCTCAATTATTCAAGAGTCAATTATCCCGAGGTTTTGGAGTTGCGCAAACAACATCCGGTGATCTTTGCTATTTTCCATGGGGAGGTATTTCCTCTTTGCTATCTGCACCGAGACGAAGAGATAACTGTTCTGGTCAGCAAGAGCAGGGATGGGGAACTTATAGGACAGATTCTTGCCAGGCTGGGATTCAACCTGGCACGCGGGTCAAGCTCAAGGCAGGGGTTGAGAGCATTGCTTGAAGCATCCAGAATGATGAAAAAACACAAAACTGATGTAGTGTTTACCGTTGATGGCCCAAGAGGCCCAAGACATAAGTCCAAACCCGGTATAATATATATGGCATCACGCAGCAGGGCGTTTATTATTCCGGCAAGGGTGGCCATGAGTACAAAAATCGAGTTTCAATCCTGGGATCGTTTCAGGCTTCCCTGGTTGTGGTCAGGATGCAGGGTGATTTATGGAAAACCATACAGAGTTCCTGCCAGATTAAGCTCTGAGGAGATTAATATCAAAACGCAAGAACTCGACCATAAACTTAAAGCCCTGCTTTAA
- a CDS encoding tetratricopeptide repeat protein translates to MKNTLTFLILFLFIFLPAPGHTSSLDNLESYHEWLRHYGAIDVYAMSIREREAGPAGQIDYADALVSMGNPDAALSILKQVHVDGQDELQGKLEWIRHRALRKLGEFDLTILAVIEASGFLGLDDSAKLMRNEPGLDNLWANVWKRWYFHTLEPSSIPEGRNSIMEQAVLLARAAWPDHKLWQAVSIPIETRNITSAPPSSDQIYIARAMALWSIEHWTLSEAMLSSITDRDKRSFFQNYQNFLRSGSLERWDASLRSDKSREFTYVYLDHLMEFAKVNHALEIQNDNSWNQFVSRIKGLDPSEALNIVRQELSSALLPNLVRGRLQALQFVFELQKEPGSDNQNAWRNALSNAPDLPYTLYLAAALLWKDMSEMKNLPDARYPFLKEVLNSAGFNPDPANMADFWEHDINQVSKLYNHYPFDYALNYLFYKDAFINRQNMQAARTLAFLFPQSEIGQSSFLALAKHAYKESDKNLAWRYLQSISEEFAKGPRQMELLEAKAGILMDMGREDESLETYLTILEKDPDILSHQRRLRLALLAQESQKWVQAQNILEAIWDDRNNVSTEIQAEVLFWLGEGEQHQGNLEKALDYYLRLSWQFPEQNIWAVTAMYRAGLIYEQRGMLDTARNLFENVLKNAGRKSQQEAARQRLDAIDARMGSSKDSGSFLF, encoded by the coding sequence ATGAAAAATACACTGACTTTTCTGATCCTATTTTTATTCATTTTTTTACCAGCTCCAGGTCATACGTCCAGCTTGGACAACCTGGAATCTTATCATGAGTGGCTAAGGCATTATGGAGCCATTGATGTCTATGCCATGAGTATTCGAGAACGTGAAGCCGGGCCTGCTGGACAGATTGATTATGCAGATGCACTTGTTTCCATGGGAAATCCAGATGCTGCTCTATCTATCTTGAAACAGGTTCATGTTGATGGACAGGATGAACTTCAGGGTAAACTTGAGTGGATCAGGCACAGAGCTCTGAGAAAGCTTGGCGAATTTGACCTGACGATTCTGGCAGTGATTGAGGCGTCAGGTTTTTTGGGGCTTGATGATAGTGCAAAACTCATGCGTAATGAACCTGGACTTGACAATTTATGGGCCAACGTCTGGAAAAGATGGTATTTTCACACCCTGGAACCCAGTTCTATTCCTGAAGGTCGTAACTCAATCATGGAGCAGGCTGTGCTTCTGGCTCGTGCTGCCTGGCCAGACCATAAGCTCTGGCAGGCTGTCTCAATTCCCATTGAGACCAGGAACATAACATCTGCCCCCCCATCTTCTGATCAGATCTATATTGCCAGAGCCATGGCATTGTGGAGTATAGAGCACTGGACGCTTTCTGAGGCAATGCTGTCTTCCATAACGGATAGAGATAAGCGATCATTTTTTCAGAACTATCAGAACTTTCTGAGATCAGGAAGTCTTGAACGATGGGATGCAAGTTTACGAAGTGATAAAAGCAGAGAATTTACTTATGTTTACCTTGATCATCTTATGGAGTTTGCAAAAGTAAATCACGCCCTTGAAATACAAAATGACAACTCCTGGAATCAGTTTGTAAGCAGAATTAAAGGGTTGGATCCTTCAGAAGCCTTAAATATTGTAAGACAGGAATTGTCATCCGCCCTTCTTCCTAACCTGGTTCGTGGAAGGCTTCAGGCTTTGCAGTTTGTTTTTGAACTGCAGAAGGAACCTGGAAGCGATAATCAAAATGCCTGGAGAAACGCCCTTTCCAATGCACCCGACCTTCCCTATACATTGTATCTTGCTGCTGCCCTGCTGTGGAAGGACATGTCTGAAATGAAAAATTTGCCTGATGCTCGCTATCCTTTTTTAAAAGAAGTTCTCAACAGCGCTGGTTTCAATCCCGACCCAGCTAATATGGCTGATTTTTGGGAGCATGACATTAATCAGGTATCTAAACTATACAATCATTATCCTTTTGATTACGCTCTAAACTATTTGTTTTACAAAGATGCTTTTATAAACCGTCAAAATATGCAGGCAGCCAGAACCCTGGCTTTTCTTTTTCCTCAATCTGAAATTGGTCAAAGCTCTTTTCTTGCATTGGCCAAACATGCTTATAAGGAGTCAGACAAAAATCTTGCATGGAGATATCTGCAAAGTATTTCCGAAGAATTTGCCAAAGGTCCAAGGCAGATGGAGCTTCTTGAGGCTAAGGCAGGTATTTTAATGGATATGGGACGTGAAGATGAATCTTTAGAAACATATCTGACAATTTTAGAAAAGGATCCGGACATATTGTCTCATCAACGCAGACTGAGACTGGCCCTGCTCGCTCAGGAAAGTCAGAAATGGGTTCAAGCTCAAAACATCCTTGAGGCCATATGGGATGACAGAAACAATGTTTCTACTGAGATACAGGCCGAAGTTCTTTTTTGGCTCGGCGAGGGAGAGCAGCACCAGGGTAATCTGGAAAAAGCTCTTGACTACTACCTGCGTCTTTCCTGGCAGTTTCCTGAACAAAATATCTGGGCAGTAACTGCCATGTATCGCGCTGGTCTTATTTATGAACAGCGTGGAATGCTGGATACTGCCAGAAATCTTTTTGAAAATGTTTTGAAAAATGCGGGAAGAAAAAGTCAGCAGGAAGCAGCTCGTCAGCGCCTTGATGCCATTGATGCAAGAATGGGATCTTCAAAAGACAGTGGCTCTTTTCTATTTTAA
- the fsa gene encoding fructose-6-phosphate aldolase has protein sequence MKFFIDTANIQEIKQAIQYGMVDGVTTNPSLMAKEGKDWKEVAAEICELVPGPVSLEVIATETKEMISEARDLVKFGPNVVVKIPMTMPGIEAVKALSGMDIETNVTLVFSPLQALLAAKAGAAYVSPFVGRLDDIGQNGMDVVSDIISIYDNYAFDTEIIVASIRHPGHVMESALMGADIATIPFKVIEKLSRHPLTDIGLEAFLKDWSTRK, from the coding sequence ATGAAATTTTTTATTGATACAGCCAATATCCAGGAGATCAAGCAGGCCATTCAATATGGAATGGTTGACGGAGTTACCACAAATCCCAGCCTGATGGCCAAAGAAGGAAAAGACTGGAAGGAAGTGGCTGCTGAAATATGCGAACTTGTTCCTGGACCAGTCAGTCTTGAAGTGATTGCTACTGAAACAAAAGAAATGATCAGTGAAGCACGTGACCTGGTTAAATTCGGGCCTAATGTTGTAGTCAAAATTCCCATGACCATGCCTGGAATTGAAGCAGTCAAGGCCTTGTCCGGTATGGACATTGAAACCAATGTGACTTTGGTTTTTTCTCCTTTGCAGGCGTTGCTTGCAGCCAAGGCTGGAGCCGCTTACGTAAGTCCGTTTGTGGGACGATTGGATGATATTGGTCAAAATGGCATGGATGTGGTCTCTGACATTATCAGCATTTATGACAACTATGCTTTTGATACTGAAATAATTGTGGCCAGCATCAGACATCCCGGACATGTGATGGAGTCAGCTCTTATGGGTGCGGACATTGCGACAATACCATTTAAGGTAATTGAAAAGCTTTCCAGACATCCACTCACAGACATTGGTCTGGAAGCCTTTCTTAAGGACTGGTCAACCAGAAAATAA
- a CDS encoding YHS domain-containing protein, translating into MLKFIILAVVGFILYKLLINDQKKKKDMTIKEQEKMAANGIMVKDPVCGTYVDKNSDIRVKEQDKVHCFCSYDCRDKFIKRIGAEDVTDKDQ; encoded by the coding sequence ATGCTCAAATTTATTATTCTCGCTGTTGTTGGTTTTATTTTATACAAACTGCTCATCAATGATCAAAAAAAGAAAAAGGACATGACCATAAAAGAGCAGGAAAAAATGGCTGCCAATGGAATCATGGTCAAAGATCCTGTTTGCGGCACTTATGTTGATAAAAACAGTGACATAAGGGTAAAAGAACAGGATAAGGTTCATTGTTTTTGCAGCTATGACTGCCGGGACAAGTTTATTAAGAGAATTGGTGCTGAAGATGTCACTGATAAGGATCAGTAA
- the folK gene encoding 2-amino-4-hydroxy-6-hydroxymethyldihydropteridine diphosphokinase has protein sequence MAQKVFLSLGSNLGLCSKNLENAIASISRFKGVRVGKVSQVYKTEPQDVKEQPWFYNQVVELEVDDLTTPEHLLKLLKQTEKVMGRLDIQKKGPRIIDLDILWFDNMIINTNDLIIPHPAMRKRAFVLVPLREICPDFTFPDGDNISMVLGKICYKVKDYTIFQPE, from the coding sequence GTGGCACAAAAAGTTTTTTTAAGCCTTGGCTCCAATCTCGGATTATGCAGCAAGAATCTGGAAAATGCAATTGCATCTATTTCTCGATTTAAAGGTGTGCGGGTAGGGAAGGTATCTCAAGTCTACAAGACCGAACCTCAGGATGTCAAAGAACAGCCGTGGTTTTACAACCAGGTCGTTGAGCTGGAGGTGGATGACCTTACTACGCCTGAACACCTTTTAAAATTGTTAAAACAAACTGAAAAGGTTATGGGACGGCTGGATATTCAGAAAAAGGGACCGAGAATAATTGATCTGGACATTCTCTGGTTTGATAATATGATTATCAATACTAATGACCTTATTATTCCTCATCCAGCCATGCGTAAGAGGGCGTTTGTACTTGTTCCGCTTCGTGAAATTTGTCCGGATTTTACTTTTCCCGATGGAGATAATATCAGTATGGTGCTGGGCAAAATTTGCTACAAAGTTAAAGACTATACCATTTTTCAACCGGAGTAG
- the xerD gene encoding site-specific tyrosine recombinase XerD encodes MDIHTKTNSLIESFLEHILVIKGLSRATVSSYAEDLAAFQGFLLEKSLQLNKVSENSIFIYLMHLRGKGLQSRSLARHMATLRGFFSFLKEYNHLDNNPTGILENPKLPKLLPKVLSVDEVDSIIDQPDTATKLGVRDKAMLELLYAAGLRVSETASLKVFHFDPQTGIVRVWGKGGKERLVPLHMTCMKWLENYLQNWRSLFTPKKDYIFLNRSGNGLTRQGIWKMIKKYATQAGIQKDVSPHTLRHSFATHLLEGGADLRTVQILLGHSDITATEIYTHIQADRLKPAHEAFHPRSKTKPRKIIP; translated from the coding sequence ATGGATATCCACACCAAAACCAACTCACTTATTGAGAGCTTTCTGGAGCATATTTTAGTTATCAAAGGTTTGTCACGAGCAACAGTAAGTTCTTATGCTGAAGATTTGGCCGCGTTTCAAGGTTTTCTTTTAGAAAAGTCTCTTCAACTCAATAAGGTTAGTGAAAACTCTATTTTTATTTATCTAATGCACCTGCGCGGCAAAGGACTGCAAAGCAGAAGTCTGGCCAGGCACATGGCTACCCTGCGCGGCTTTTTTTCTTTTTTGAAAGAATACAATCATTTAGATAATAACCCCACAGGTATTCTCGAAAACCCCAAACTGCCCAAATTGTTGCCAAAAGTTCTAAGCGTTGATGAAGTGGACAGTATTATCGACCAGCCTGATACTGCCACAAAGCTTGGTGTACGTGACAAGGCAATGCTGGAACTGCTTTACGCTGCAGGCCTGAGAGTTTCAGAAACAGCCTCTCTAAAGGTATTTCATTTTGATCCCCAGACAGGGATTGTCAGAGTATGGGGTAAAGGAGGAAAAGAACGTCTGGTTCCCTTGCATATGACCTGTATGAAGTGGTTAGAAAACTATCTGCAGAACTGGCGCTCTCTTTTCACCCCCAAAAAAGACTATATTTTCCTGAACCGTTCTGGAAATGGATTGACCAGACAGGGCATTTGGAAGATGATCAAAAAGTACGCCACGCAGGCCGGCATTCAAAAGGATGTATCCCCCCACACTTTGAGACACTCTTTTGCAACCCACCTGCTGGAAGGTGGTGCTGATCTGCGCACTGTGCAAATATTACTGGGACATTCCGATATAACAGCCACTGAAATATACACCCATATCCAGGCAGACAGGCTTAAGCCTGCACATGAAGCTTTTCATCCCCGATCCAAAACCAAACCTCGAAAAATCATTCCATGA
- a CDS encoding CBS domain-containing protein — protein sequence MKKEKIKAPTVITCHVNADFDALSSIIAAGKIYPDSVLIFPGSQEKNLKNFFIQSATYLYNFMAFKDIDPESVKQLIVVDTRQKSRVKHVAPLLDKKDIEIHLYDHHPDSEEDIHGKLEVIKPWGSTTAIISEILMEKEVELTEDEATILGLGIYEDTGCFTFNSTTTHDFKAASWLLSQGMDLNMVSDLTNRDLSAEQISILNALLESATSHKINGIDVVVAEVSLDHYVGDFALLAHKLLDMENIRVLFAISRMQDRVHVVARSRTTDVNVGKICSSMGGGGHSFAASATIKHKSLTQVKDELFGLLYSQVNPQILVTHLMSSPSVSVEENKSLTHASEIMTRFGLKAVPIISKKDGICTGILEHQTADKAVGHGLGKVSIKEYMITDFKTLTSNDDIYNVMEIIIGQRQRLIPIVEDDKLTGVVTRTDLINNIIKEPARIPETLLPEKKRERNIKKILRDRLPDKIYNLLDECGRIARDMGYELFIVGGFVRDILLDRDNLDVDLVVEGDGIAYARKLATELGGRVRAHHKFQTAVVIMDDEQKIDVATARLEYYEHPAALPTVELSSIKMDLYRRDFSINALAAHLNPDNFGKLVDFFGGQRDIKDKVIRVLHSLSFVEDPTRIIRAIRFEQRFSFRIGAQTEKLIKNAVDLNIFHKLSGSRIFHELRMIFEENNPLGCISRMENFGLLRNIHPLLKLTPGINNIMLETEKVINWFQLLYTEEVLNKWMLYLLGLLNTINDTQVKIIFNRFNLSQKQENSFFILREQIRDAVAKLYRWHKEKGRLSLLSDILGPLPIEGLLFVMARTKSEELKKKISYYITKLRNIETQLSGKDLKNMGIEPGPVFGKILHELKSAQIDGLPCDRQTQIDWVKNHYPDELPKE from the coding sequence ATGAAAAAAGAAAAAATCAAGGCTCCAACAGTTATTACCTGTCATGTTAATGCTGACTTTGATGCGTTGTCTTCCATCATTGCAGCTGGAAAAATTTATCCTGACTCAGTTCTAATATTTCCCGGAAGCCAGGAAAAAAACCTGAAAAACTTCTTTATTCAAAGCGCGACATATCTATATAATTTTATGGCATTTAAAGATATTGATCCGGAAAGTGTAAAGCAGTTAATTGTCGTGGATACCAGGCAAAAGTCAAGGGTCAAACATGTAGCCCCCCTTCTCGACAAAAAAGATATTGAAATTCACCTTTATGATCACCATCCTGATTCTGAGGAAGATATCCATGGCAAGCTGGAAGTAATTAAACCCTGGGGATCCACAACAGCCATTATCTCGGAAATTCTCATGGAAAAGGAAGTTGAGCTTACTGAAGATGAAGCTACTATTCTCGGGCTGGGTATTTATGAAGATACCGGGTGCTTCACCTTCAACTCTACGACAACTCATGACTTCAAGGCTGCATCATGGCTTCTTTCTCAAGGCATGGACCTGAATATGGTTTCTGACTTGACCAACAGGGATCTTTCAGCCGAGCAGATTTCAATACTTAATGCTCTTCTTGAGTCTGCCACTTCCCATAAAATAAATGGAATTGACGTTGTGGTGGCTGAAGTTTCCCTGGACCATTATGTTGGTGACTTCGCCCTTCTGGCTCATAAACTTCTGGATATGGAAAATATCAGGGTTCTGTTTGCCATTAGCAGAATGCAGGACAGAGTTCATGTAGTGGCCAGAAGCAGGACCACGGATGTCAATGTTGGTAAAATATGTTCTTCCATGGGAGGAGGCGGGCATTCATTTGCAGCTTCCGCCACTATCAAGCATAAGTCACTGACCCAGGTTAAAGATGAGTTATTCGGTCTGCTTTACTCCCAGGTCAATCCTCAAATACTTGTCACTCATCTTATGTCTTCCCCTTCGGTTAGTGTTGAGGAAAATAAAAGCCTCACTCACGCTTCAGAGATCATGACCAGGTTCGGACTTAAGGCAGTGCCGATTATCAGCAAGAAAGACGGAATCTGTACCGGCATCCTGGAACATCAGACTGCTGACAAGGCTGTTGGACATGGGCTGGGTAAAGTATCCATCAAAGAATATATGATTACTGATTTTAAAACTCTGACCAGCAATGATGATATTTATAATGTTATGGAAATCATCATAGGTCAGAGACAACGCCTGATTCCCATTGTTGAAGATGATAAACTCACAGGGGTTGTGACCCGGACTGATCTGATAAATAATATCATCAAAGAACCGGCCCGCATTCCAGAAACCCTGCTTCCTGAAAAAAAGCGAGAAAGAAATATTAAGAAGATTCTACGGGACAGACTTCCTGATAAAATTTACAACCTTTTGGATGAGTGTGGCAGGATTGCCCGGGATATGGGTTATGAACTCTTCATTGTGGGCGGTTTTGTCAGAGACATTCTGCTGGACAGGGACAATCTTGATGTTGACCTTGTAGTGGAAGGTGATGGAATTGCATATGCCAGAAAACTGGCTACCGAGCTTGGAGGACGGGTACGGGCCCATCATAAGTTTCAAACCGCTGTGGTGATTATGGACGATGAGCAGAAGATTGATGTTGCTACAGCAAGGCTGGAATACTATGAACACCCTGCTGCCCTGCCCACTGTGGAACTTTCTTCCATAAAGATGGATCTATACCGCCGTGATTTCAGTATAAACGCCCTGGCAGCCCACCTTAATCCTGATAACTTCGGCAAACTTGTAGATTTTTTCGGAGGACAACGAGACATAAAGGACAAGGTTATCAGAGTGCTACACTCCTTGAGCTTTGTAGAAGATCCCACCAGAATTATAAGAGCCATCAGGTTTGAACAGCGTTTTTCTTTCAGAATTGGGGCCCAGACTGAAAAACTTATAAAAAATGCGGTGGACCTCAACATCTTTCATAAGCTCTCTGGAAGCAGAATATTTCATGAACTGAGGATGATTTTCGAGGAAAATAACCCTCTTGGATGTATTTCCAGAATGGAAAACTTTGGTCTCTTGCGTAACATTCATCCCCTGCTTAAACTTACTCCAGGTATCAATAATATTATGCTGGAAACAGAAAAAGTGATCAACTGGTTTCAGCTGCTTTATACCGAAGAAGTATTAAACAAATGGATGCTTTATCTTTTGGGCCTGCTTAACACCATAAACGATACCCAGGTCAAGATTATTTTCAACAGGTTTAATCTTTCCCAAAAGCAGGAAAACAGTTTTTTTATTCTCAGAGAGCAGATTAGGGATGCAGTTGCTAAGCTTTACAGATGGCACAAGGAAAAAGGCAGGTTAAGTCTCTTAAGTGATATACTTGGACCTCTGCCGATAGAAGGACTTCTTTTTGTGATGGCCAGAACCAAAAGCGAAGAATTGAAGAAAAAAATATCTTATTACATAACAAAACTAAGAAATATTGAAACCCAACTCTCAGGAAAAGACCTTAAAAACATGGGTATAGAGCCTGGTCCTGTTTTTGGAAAGATCCTGCATGAGCTTAAGTCGGCGCAAATAGACGGGCTGCCATGTGATAGACAAACACAAATAGACTGGGTGAAAAATCATTATCCTGATGAACTGCCCAAAGAATAA